Sequence from the Notamacropus eugenii isolate mMacEug1 chromosome 6, mMacEug1.pri_v2, whole genome shotgun sequence genome:
GAaatgcaaaacagatttccatattagccatgttgcaaaaaataataaaagcatgaaaaattaagaaagtgaaaaaattatatttcaatatgctCTCAGATTGTTCCCAGAGTTCTAGGTCTGAAAGCAGAtaaccatttttcatcatgagtcctttggaattatcttggatcattgtatccaTCAGAGATCACAGTTCATCATCACATaacagatgtttgttgaatttaataggtgcagagagagggggaagacattctaggcatagggacaGTAAATAAAAAGATCGAGATGGGATAGAAAAAACCATGTTTGAGGGACAGTGAACAATTCAGGTTAGCTGGAGCATCAAGCTTCACACCGCATAGTATAAAATAAGAATGATGGCAGTATAGGATGAGATTGTGGTAGGCCTTGAGTGCCAAGTAATTATTTCTATCAACATGAGGGCTTTCCTTCAAAGCGAACTTCTTAGGAAGCCATATACATATTCCAATGACTGCACCATGGTTCAAACACTTAGATTTTCTCTTGGAAATAGGTCTAATTTTACagccacaccaaaaaaaaaataaatagtttcATTACTTTCAGTAACAGTAAGTCAGTCGTTatataagcatctattaaatatCTTCTACATTACCAAGCACCATATTAAATGCTGGAAAtcatatttcctttcattttcttttgtttttacttcttcttcctctcctaattccccccctcaaaaaagaaTGTGCTGTAAGCTCTAAGAATCATTCCCAAGCCATTCCCTGGAGTTTGAGCACAAACAACCTCCTCGGAATAAGTGAATGGCCTTCCAAGGGTGACCACTTTGAAGGGAACAACACTCatatggatgaacaaattgtttACTGTCTTAGAGCTGAgactctttcccttttttataacatggacccctttggcagtctggtgaagactatggactcctcagaataaacGTTTTTAACTACATATAAGAACATAGAAAGAACACATAAGACTaccaaagaaaccaattatgttgaaatacaattattgaaatattgctttagaaatatcaggTTAAGGACCTCTGCGTAGAGCCTCACCTCCTCTTGCACATTGGAAGCTAGGTATTCTTGCATCCAGTTCCACATTGTGACTCCCCCCATCCCAGTTTCAAGATATCAAGGACTGgcatgagaaattaaatgggaatttgggggaagttttgcagaagccacagacaacacaggaaagacagaagacaagacagaaaaagtttagaagctcagaaatgcataaaaatacatgtatagtattgtatgacattaacatttttatcttttaatacaaAAATTAGAACTTCTCTGGCacaaagggagagccaaaaaGTTTTTCAcgaattttccagatcatggaaCCACTGTATCCCCAACCCCcacaatgtggaaggaataactttATACAGTTCTTTGTGTTCCCTGTGCAATTCCCTTATGagtagaaaaaagggaaggaaggaatgaaatttcTCTGCTCTCTTTTTCAGGCAGCCAGGTGTCTACAATGGCAGGCATCATCAGTGTAAACTCAGAGGACCTACTCAAATGGACTTATGATGATTACAATTTTTCTGGATACAGTACCGACCTGCCACCTTTGGATGAGGAAGCAGCCCCCTGCCGCATAGAGGACTCAGGCCTCAACAAGTATTTTGTCATCATAATATACATCCTTGTGTTCTTGTTGAGTTTGCTGGGAAATTCACTGGTGATGCTGGTCATCCTCTACAACCGGCTCAGCCGTTCAGTCACAGATATCTACCTGCTCAACCTGGCCATAGCTGACCTGCTCTTTGCCCTTTCCCTACCCCTTTGGGCTGCCTCCAAGGTGAAAGGTTGGATCTATGGCACTTCTCTTTGCAAGTTTGTCTCTCTTCTGAAGGAGGTCAACTTCTACAGTGGCATTCTGCTTCTGGCCTGCATCAGTGTAGACCGCTACCTAGCCATTGTCCATGCCACTCGTACTTTGACTCAAAAGCGCCAGTGGGTAAAATTCATCTGCATGGGCATCTGGGGCCTCTCCTTGATCCTGTCCATGCCTGTTCTTTTCTCCCGAGAGGCAGTCAAGTCAGACTATTATGGCTTTGTCTGTTATGAGAACTTTGGCAACAATACTGCAAAATGGCGGCTGGTACTGAGGATCCTGTcccagtcttttggttttgtcctGCCCCTACTAGTCATGCTCTTCTGCTATGGCTTCACTCTGCGCACCCTCTTTGAGGCGCACATGGGACAGAAGCATCGAGCCATGCGGGTCATCTTTGCTGTAGTTCTTGTTTTCTTACTCTGCTGGCTGCCTTACAATCTTGTGCTGATCATTGATACTCTCATGAGGACTGAGATAATTCAGGACACTTGTCCACGAAGGATGGTGCTTGAGAACGCCATAAATACCACTGAGGTGCTGGGCTTTCTCCATAGCTGTCTCAACCCCATTATCTATGCTTTCATTGGACATAAATTTCGTTATAGCTTCCTCAAAATCCTGGCTGCCCATGGTATGGTCAGCAAAGAGTTCTTAGCCCAACACAGCAGGCCCTCAGTCCATGGTTCCTCTTCTGGAAATACTTCTACCACTCTGTGAAGCTCACTCTGGTCCAGCTCTTCTGGTTCTCTCCCTGTCCTTCTCTGCCTTTTTCCCATCTTCAAAATTTCACTCTTGGATGGGTTAGCTTCTCCTTGTTCATGTATGCCACCACCATGGAATGTAGGGGGAACATGAGAGTCCTATTAAGGGATACCACCTCAACTGGACGATGCAGGAATTATATGTACCCCTACCTTGAACTCTTGGGTTACAGTTGTCATACCAATAGGACAGCTGCTATTATTCAACCCCCTCAGCCCATAGCATGATTTCCTGAGACTTTAAAACCTAGATCCTATTTAGGGTAACTATTAGGGTATTCTACAGCAGAGAAGGGCAACGGGGGAGGAATTGTCAGATTTTGTAAATAGGTCTGTTTTCATGTCATCTCCTTGTCTATCATGGGAggaagctagatggctcagtggatagagcactggttctgcAATCAGGAAGGCCTGCgtttaaatccagactcagatacacactagctgtgtgaccctgggcaagtgacttaatctcttaAAGcgctggaaaaggagatggcaaactactccagtatcttgccaagaaaaccccatatggggtcacaaaaagtaggatgtgactgaaagactgaacagcAACTGCCTTGTCTATCAGAGACCTGGTACTGGGACAGAGAAATCAGATGTGAAGATGGACGTCTAGTCAGCCACCTGCAAAGATAGACCTGATCTCTATCCTCATTCTTGGACTTGTTCAGCTGAAAATAAATCTTATCAGGAAATGTGTCCTTTGCTTGCCCATCACCCTTTTTTTCTTGAACCTATAATATCTTTGATGTAATAAAGAGTCAGAGACATAGAATGAAGTTTAGGCACTGTGGAAGGCTAAAACAGATGGCAACCAAGATCATTTAGATGGGTGTGTGGTAAATTCTGTGCTCTCTTGGGTTAGGCCAACAGTTCCTTCC
This genomic interval carries:
- the CXCR2 gene encoding C-X-C chemokine receptor type 2 produces the protein MAGIISVNSEDLLKWTYDDYNFSGYSTDLPPLDEEAAPCRIEDSGLNKYFVIIIYILVFLLSLLGNSLVMLVILYNRLSRSVTDIYLLNLAIADLLFALSLPLWAASKVKGWIYGTSLCKFVSLLKEVNFYSGILLLACISVDRYLAIVHATRTLTQKRQWVKFICMGIWGLSLILSMPVLFSREAVKSDYYGFVCYENFGNNTAKWRLVLRILSQSFGFVLPLLVMLFCYGFTLRTLFEAHMGQKHRAMRVIFAVVLVFLLCWLPYNLVLIIDTLMRTEIIQDTCPRRMVLENAINTTEVLGFLHSCLNPIIYAFIGHKFRYSFLKILAAHGMVSKEFLAQHSRPSVHGSSSGNTSTTL